The Aedes albopictus strain Foshan chromosome 2, AalbF5, whole genome shotgun sequence region TGTCGTCGTCAAGATATAGTCCGTTCGGGAAATTCTATGTCGTGGATTACTTCAAACGGATTGAATTCCAACATCGTGGAAGTCCACATGCGCATATTCTGCTATGGTTGGCTAACGATCCTCGCGAAGCTGTGTCGGAAAACATGCCTGCTACCGTTGAGCTGATCGATGCTCTCTGCTCCGTTAGTGTCGATGACCTGCCTGAAACGTATGGAAATCAggtacattcaaatttctttgttATACAAACGCTAAGATGCTAATGAAATTGGATATTTCTAGGTACACAAGCATACGTTTACGTGCTTCAAGCGTAACGACAAACGGTGCAGGTTTAATATTCCGTACTGGCCGATGGATCAGACCAGGATATTGATTCCAATCACGGCGGGCGATGGTCGACTCGACGATTTGCGAAGACGTGCCGTCCAATTGCGAGATGCTCTCGAAACTAAAAGTTTCGACTCCCTGGAAGCCTTCCTTGTCGACTCCAACTGCACATACGAGTACTATCTCGATGTGATTCGTGCTTCGATTCGCCGACCGACGGTTTGCTTGCGACGGTCCATGACGGAGCTCTGGACCAATTCGTTCAACCCCTGGATTGCGAAGATCCTCAAATCCAACATGGATTTACAGTTCGTTTTGGAGGAGTTTTCGTGTGCTGCCTATGTCGTTGAgtacgtaaacaaaaccaacagaGGCATAAGTAGTTTACACCGGGAGCTGGTCAAACTCCAAGAAGAACATCCGGAAAGCGACTACAACGATCTTCTCAAGAAAGTCAGCATTAAAATGCTCAACGCCGTCGAAATGTCTGCTCAGGAAGCCGCGTGGTACTTGCTTCGGCAACCGATGTCGGAAGCTAGCCGAAAGGTACTACTTTGTCTGTCCAGATTGAATCAATTTATAATAACATATATGCTCCTTATCTTTTAGGTGGAGTTTATCCCGACCATGTGGCCGCACGAGCGAATCAAGTCGCGGAAAAGGACGAAGCAGATGGACGAGGAAGAGCTAGAAGATGACTCGACCGATGTTTGGACCCTCAATATCATCCAGAAATACGAGTCGAGAACAGGAATGGATGACATTTGCCTGGCGGATTTTGTGGCCTGCTACACGGAGGAAAAGAACGCAAAGAATTCGTTCAAATTGCGAAGCTTTCCCCGTGTGATACGCTGGTGCGCATACAATATGTCCGAGCTGGTTGAGTACAAACGCGAGATGGTGCTGCTATTTCTGCCGTTTCGAAACGAGGTCTGCGATATACTGGACCGAAATAAATTTCTGCAGTTATATGAGGTCAATGAGGCTACCATCCTTGCCAAGTTGAAGGAGTACGACTGCGAAATCAATTTGGACCAGGTCGTGGATGAGTATATCCGGCTGTCCGACGAGGATGACGAACAGCAAGCAGCAGCTGGTCAAAAGCGCGATGAGTTTGTCCGAACCATCACCATGGAACCGAACGATGACGATATTCAGTACTTGCCGACAGGACCCATGGCGGCTGTTGTTAAACAGCGTTCCAATGTTCTGTCGAAACAGGAGTACTGCGAGATGGTTCGTGCGACGAATGCGGAGCAGCGTGATTTGATCCTGCAAGTAATCGACAACTTGCACAGTtttagcgacgacagcaaaccAGTACAGATTTTCTTCACCGGTCCGGCAGGCTGTGGAAAGACGTTCACTTTGAGAATCCTGATGGAGACGGTCAATCGCTTCAGCCAGGCGCATAACTCGCAAAGTAATGCCTACGTAGCTTGCGCATCCACAGGGAAGGCAGCCGTTGCCATCGGTGGTACCACAGTCCATTCCGCGTTCCGGATTACGATGTCCCGTAGACAAAGCTCAAAGCTGAGTTTTGAAGCGCGGCAGCTGTACCGTAATGCCTTTGCAAATGTAAAGGTCATTATTGTTGATGAAACCAGCATGCTTGGAGCTGATGTTCTCAACACGGTACACGCTCGGCTGCAAGAAATTACGGGCAACTATGACGATCCGTTCGGCGGTATGTCGATTGTGTTTTGCGGCGATCTACGACAGCTACCCCCTGTCAATGCACGACCAGTGTTCAAACCCTCTGCCAATTCGATGCACGGTGCGGTGTTGTGGCAGTCTCTGGAGTTTTACCCACTGGTTCAAGTCATGCGTCAGGCAAACGAAGAGTTTTCCTCTATCCTGACCAAAATCGGTAACGGAGAACAGTTGTCCCCGGAAGAAATTCGCCTGATCGAGAGCCGTTTTCGTACAACGGAATGGTGTCAGCAGCATGTACCGCAGGCAATACGGCTATTCCATCGAAACGCCGACGTGGAGCGATACAATACCGTAGCATTGATGGATCGCGACGCAGCTGAAAGTACGGCGGATGATGTGTACTCCGGGTACAAAGACAACTCCCAGCTGGTTGGAGCGCGCACGAAAGTGCACAAGATGGGCGTTGTGGAGGCTGGCGGTCTGCCGTATTTACTACGACTGGTGGTGGGTACCCCGTACATGATCACCACAAACATCGACGTTGAAGATGGTTTGGTGAACGGTGCTATCGGTGAGCTTATGTTCGTCGAGCACAGCGAAGATGATCCGCAGCAGCAAATCGTCAAGCTGTGGTTCAACTTCGAGAACAGCTCTATCGGCAAGGCGTTGCGGGTGAAGGCCCGCCCGCTGGTGTACTCGAAACCAGGAGTTTTGAATCCGGAGTGGACCCCAATCGCCAAGCGCTCCGCGAACATCAACCTCAACGGTGGCGTCAAGTGCAGGAGAATACAGTTTCCGGTGGTGAGCGCATGTGCCCTTACGGTGCACAAGTCTCAGGGCGGCACCTTTTCGGAGGTAGTGTTCAGCTACGAGAGAGGCCAAGAACAGCAGCTGGTGTACGTTGGATTTTCCAGGGTGACTTCACTCGAGGGATTATTCCTCACCAACCCTACCAACAGCTTCCGGTTTCACCACGGCAAAGGCGCAATCACGCCAAGAATCTGCGATCTCCGCACAGAGCTGGAGAGGTTGAACAACCACCGCCTGCGCACCATCGGCGAAGACGTCATGGAGGTGATATCATCGAACCGATCTGCTTGTACGATGATGAGCTTAAATGTGCAAAGTTTAAATGCACACTCATCGGACATTGCAACAGATCGTGTTCTCTGTGCCGTCGACTTGCTCGCTCTCAGTGAGACTTGGGTGGACAACAGCTCGCGCGCAACCGTGGCTGGGTTCCACTGTATCGCCCAAGAGAAGCGCACCGGAGCAAGAGCTGGAGGAGTTGCCATCTTGCAGAGCACACAATCATCGACCATGGCTGTTGCTCACGAGATTAACAAGCTCGATGCCAGCTACGATCCGATGATGGCGGTGGCGGACGAGTACGGTGACATCTGCGCCATTGAATTGCCGGTTATGGGCACCCGTACGCTCCTGTTTTCGTTGTATCTGTCACCGGGTAGGAAACTAATCTATTTCAAAATTTATATAGTTCTCAATTAATATTTTCATTGTTTATCAGGTACTACGTTGAAGGAGAAGAAGCTCTTCCTGGCCCGCAATCTGATCCACTATTTTAGTGTTGATACGCCCGTCGTTGTAACCGGCGACTTCAATATCGATGTATCGAAACCGGATAATTTCGAGTTCATCGACTTCATGCGGATCTATCTGCGCCTTGAACTAGCTTCGGATCGATCGCTTGCGACCACTCTCGGCGGTTCATGTCTCGACCTGACCTTCATGCGGAACATTCGGGTAGCATGTACGAGGTACTGTGCGTACTTCTCCTACCACAGGCCAATCCTGTCAGTGCTGGAGCTGCCTTGCGGTAAGTTTAATGATATTCAGTGAAGCATTTCTTACCTTGTCTATTTCACATATCTCGTTTCAGAAGCACCGATATGTTCCTCCCATGAAGAAAGCTCGTAGATTCCATCCCGCTTATCAACCCCCGACATTGCATCAACCACACCGTACAACATCGCAATCCCATCGCATATCAACCTCTCGAAATTGCATATCAACCCCCTCCGTTGCATATCAACCCCCTCGACATTGTCTCGACCACGCCGTACACATCGCTATCCTGTCGCACATCAACCCCGCCGACATTGCATCAACCACGCCGTACATTCTCGTTATCTCGCCGCGTATCAACCTCTCGAAATTGCATCAACCACGTCGTACACCATCGCTATCCGGATCGATCATCCGCCCGCGTACCACGAGTTGCGAGAGGCTTCCATCGCGATCATCGTACTCTGAGTACACCGCAAAACTGACTCAACCAATAAGTAAATAAAGCAAATAGAAGTCTCCAACAACAATTCAAATAATATATTTTATCTTCTATATAAATTCTTTGCAGTTCCCGGCTATGAACAAAACGACCAGAAAACCCTGCCGTCAACAGCTTGTCTGTTCGCCCGTCTTGACCTTCACGGTGCGATTACAAGAACGTCCTGGGACCAACGAGATTTCCCGGAAAACAACACTACCATCTTCTTTATTTTCaaaggcccttttcagggccaccatTGGTTTATTCCACAAAGAGTCGGTTTCGAAGTAATCTTCCATTTTGAATATCACAATCCACACATATCAACCCTGGAGccaatagccacagctgtaaaggcgtgaccATGcttagggtgacgggttcgaattctggtcggtccaggaacttttagtAATGAACATTACCTTGGCTTCTTTGGGCCTAGATTatctcgtgcctgccacacgataatatacacatgtaaaatggtcattggtagaggaagttGTCAGATACTAACTGTGGGAGTactcatagaagctgagaagcagacttt contains the following coding sequences:
- the LOC115261590 gene encoding uncharacterized protein LOC115261590, giving the protein MDQTRILIPITAGDGRLDDLRRRAVQLRDALETKSFDSLEAFLVDSNCTYEYYLDVIRASIRRPTVCLRRSMTELWTNSFNPWIAKILKSNMDLQFVLEEFSCAAYVVEYVNKTNRGISSLHRELVKLQEEHPESDYNDLLKKVSIKMLNAVEMSAQEAAWYLLRQPMSEASRKVEFIPTMWPHERIKSRKRTKQMDEEELEDDSTDVWTLNIIQKYESRTGMDDICLADFVACYTEEKNAKNSFKLRSFPRVIRWCAYNMSELVEYKREMVLLFLPFRNEVCDILDRNKFLQLYEVNEATILAKLKEYDCEINLDQVVDEYIRLSDEDDEQQAAAGQKRDEFVRTITMEPNDDDIQYLPTGPMAAVVKQRSNVLSKQEYCEMVRATNAEQRDLILQVIDNLHSFSDDSKPVQIFFTGPAGCGKTFTLRILMETVNRFSQAHNSQSNAYVACASTGKAAVAIGGTTVHSAFRITMSRRQSSKLSFEARQLYRNAFANVKVIIVDETSMLGADVLNTVHARLQEITGNYDDPFGGMSIVFCGDLRQLPPVNARPVFKPSANSMHGAVLWQSLEFYPLVQVMRQANEEFSSILTKIGNGEQLSPEEIRLIESRFRTTEWCQQHVPQAIRLFHRNADVERYNTVALMDRDAAESTADDVYSGYKDNSQLVGARTKVHKMGVVEAGGLPYLLRLVVGTPYMITTNIDVEDGLVNGAIGELMFVEHSEDDPQQQIVKLWFNFENSSIGKALRVKARPLVYSKPGVLNPEWTPIAKRSANINLNGGVKCRRIQFPVVSACALTVHKSQGGTFSEVVFSYERGQEQQLVYVGFSRVTSLEGLFLTNPTNSFRFHHGKGAITPRICDLRTELERLNNHRLRTIGEDVMEVISSNRSACTMMSLNVQSLNAHSSDIATDRVLCAVDLLALSETWVDNSSRATVAGFHCIAQEKRTGARAGGVAILQSTQSSTMAVAHEINKLDASYDPMMAVADEYGDICAIELPVMGTRTLLFSLYLSPGTTLKEKKLFLARNLIHYFSVDTPVVVTGDFNIDVSKPDNFEFIDFMRIYLRLELASDRSLATTLGGSCLDLTFMRNIRVACTRYCAYFSYHRPILSVLELPCGKFNDIQ